From the genome of Candidatus Hydrogenedentota bacterium:
ACGGCGGCGGCAATACGATGTATCGCCTGCGCGAAGGCATCGAGCGCTTCACGATCACCGACATCAACAATCCGGCGGCGACGGCCCAGGCGCAGAGCATCATCTTCACGATGCTGGATGCGTTCGGCCAGGGCAAGGCCATCAAGTACTTCAACCACGTTCCGGGCGGCTGCAACGTGCTGTATCTCGACGGTCATGTCGAGTTCATCAAGTATCCGGGCGCGCAACCGCTCAATCCGGGTATGGCGACGGTGATCGGCGCGGTCATAAGCAGCTGATTTCACAGTCCCAACTCCGATAATCAAATAGACGCATGGCCGGGTTTCCCGGTCATGCGTTTTTTCATGTGCGGATGGATTCAGGATTCCTGCCGGCGGGTTAGACAAATTTCCGGGCGCTTGGCTATACTTGAAGCGTGGGACAGGCTGTCCAGCCTGTCCCGCGATCGACCTTGGTGAAAAGAGGCGCCGAACGGCATGAAGCGGATAATGGTCACGGGTGGAGCCGGATTTATCGGTTCGCATTTCGTCAAATATCAACTGGACACCTATCCCGATGTCCGCATCGTGAATTTCGACAAGCTGACCTATGCAGGCAACCCTGAAAACCTCAAGGGGATTGACGAGTCGCGATATTCGTTCGTAAAGGGCGACATCGCCGATGCGGCAGCCGTCCGGCAGGCCATGGAAGGCTGCGACGCGGTGGTCAATTTCGCCGCCGAGACCCATGTGGATCGCAGCATCGCGGGCGCGTCGGAATTCATAGACACGGACGTCCGGGGCGTGTACAACATCGTCGAGGCCGCGAAATCGCTGGGCATGGCGCGGGTGCTGCTCGTTTCGACCGACGAGGTGTACGGGAGCATTTCGGAGGGCTCCTTCAAGGAAAGCGATCCAATCAATCCGCGCAACCCGTATGCGGCGAGCAAGGCCGGCGGGGAACTGATCGGCCGGTCGTATTTCCACACGTTCGGCACGCCGGTCGTGATTACGCGCGGGTCGAACACCTACGGATCGCATCAGTATCCCGAAAAGGTCCTGCCGCTTTTCGCCACCAACGCGATTGACGGGCTGCCGCTTCCGTTGTACAAGGGCGGCGAACACAACGTGCGCGACTGGCTGTATGTGCGGGATCATTGCAGCGGGATAGACTGCGCGCTCCGGCACGGCAAACCGGGGGAAATCTACAACATCGCCGGGGGCAACGAACGCGAAAACATTGAACTGACGCGCCGGATCCTCGAGTTGACGGGGCGCGGCGAAGACCTGATCCGGCTGGTTCCCGACCGTCCCGGCCACGACAAGCGCTATTCGATTGACGCCGCGAAACTGAAGGCGCTTGGGTGGAGTCCAAAAATGGACTGGGACGAGGGCGTCGCGCTCACGGTGCGCTGGTACCGGGAGAACGAATGGTGGTGGCGCCCCATCAAGACCGGCGAGTACCTCGCGTATTACAAGCGCCAGTACGGGACGGCCTTGCAGCGGTAATCCTTCCCGGCCGGTGGGCCGCGGAATTTTGCACTACACAACGAGGGAGTCTAACCCCGGGGCCGGTGGGCCGCGGGCCGTTGAGGAAGTACGCGGCATGAATATCGTCACGAAAGCCTATTTGGCCCAGCATCTGATTCGATGGAGGCTCACCTGGGCCAAGCGCGACACGCGCTACCGTTATTCCGCCGATGGCAACAACAAATTCATGAGCGCCCGCGACGCGGTCGCCCTAATCCGCGACGGCGACGTCATCGCGACGTCGGGCATCGCGGGCAACCAGCGCGCGGCGATACTCTATTGGGCCATCCGCGAAGTCTACGAGCAGACGGGCCACCCGGCCGGATTGACGCTCCTCTGCTCGGGGGGGCAGGGCGGCCGGGGCAAAGTGCCCGGCAGCATGGAGGAACTCGGGCTCGAAGGGCTTTGCACGCGGCACATCGCCGGCCATCAGGAAACCTTCAAGGCGATTCTTCGCCTCGCGGCAAAGGGGAAATGCGAGATTCAATGCCTGCCGCAGGGGGTCGTGGCGTTTCTGATAGAGGCGCAGGGCCGTGGCGAGGATTCGATCGTGACGCCGACCGGCGTGGGCACGTTTCTGGACCCGCGCGTCGGCCCCGGCTCGCACATCTTCGATCCGAACGCCGAACAGTTGATCTCGGTCGAAGGCGACATGCTGCGCTACCGGGCGCCGAAAATCACGGTGGCCATGTTCGGTGCGCCATCCGCGGACCGCGAGGGAAACGTGTATCTGCGCAACGCCTCGATCATCGGCGAGAGTTTCGATGTGGTCCGCGCGGCGCGCCGCAACGGCGGCCGGGTCATCGTGAATGTCGGACGCGTCGTGGACGGTCCCGAAGGCGATTTGATCATTCCCTCGCGGGACGTGGACGCCATCGTGGTGGATCCCCGCTGCGAGCAGGCGGTTTCGATCAAGCACCGCAAGTACTGGCCGATGCTCACGACCCACAGCGACATGCCGATTGACGAGGCCATCGAACGCCTCCGCTTTATCAACGCCTTCCTGAAAATCACGCCGGTCCGCAGCGAAATTGACAATGTGCTGGCACGGCTCGCGGCAACGGTGTTCGCGGAGAACGTCAAGAAAGGGTCGTATGTGAACATCGGTGTCGGTTTGCCCGAGGAGGCATGCCGCATGCTCCACGAGGCGGGATTGTTGAAAGAAGTAACCGTGTTTACCGAGAGCGGCGTCATCGGCGGCTTGCCGGCGCCCGGCGTGTTTTTTGGAGCGGCCGCCTGCCCGCGTCAGATGGTTTCGACGCCGGAAATCTTTAGAATCATTGCATCCAGGCTCGACGTGACCATGTTGGGCGTGGTCGAGGCGGACAGCGAGGGCAACGTCAACGTGTCCAGGCGCGGCGACGATCCGAGGAACTACGTCGGGCCAGGCGGATTCATTGACATTACGACGGGCGCCAGAACAATCATTTTCGTGACGGCGTGGATGACGCGATCCGAGATCGCGATTGACGGCGGCAAACTCCGGATCAGGCAGCCCGGTCCCTGTAAGTTCATCGAAAAGGTGTCGGAAATCACATTCAGCGGCCGGCAGGCCTTGAAACATGGCAAGAAGGTGTTCTATGTGACAACGGTCGGCGTGTTTCGCCTGACCGAACGCGGCATGGAACTCGTTCGCGTGATGCCGGGTGTGGATATCCATCGTGATATAGTATCCGCGACGACGATGAGGATCGTCTTGCCGGAATCGGGCGAGGTTCCGGTGGTGGACGAATGTGTCGTCACGGGCAAAGGCTTCACGTTGTCCTACAAAGAGGAATAAACGGAATCATGTTCGCGTTTCTGCGGGGCACGGTCGCGCACAAGACGGCGGAGCACATCGAACTCGACGTCAACGGCGTCGGGTATGAAATCAGCGTTCCGGACGGCGTCGCGCGCAAGCTGGCGATCCAGCAGGAAGCGACGCTGCTGACGCATTGCCACATCCGCGAGGACGCGTTTCAGATCTTCGGATTTCTGAGCGAGGACGAACGCGGGGTGTTTCGCACGCTGTTGGGCATTACGGGCGTCGGACCGAGGATGGCGCTCACGATTCTCTCGGCGATGAGTGTTGCGGAATTTCGGCGGGCCGTGCTTGAAAGCGATGTCAAAGCGTTTACCCGGGTAAACGGCGTCGGCAAGAAAACCGCCCAACGCGTCGTGCTTGAATTGAAGACGCGGATGGGCGAAGATGCCGAACTCAGCGCGATCCTCGGCGAACAGGCCGAAGGCGGCCAGCCGGAGTCGGACGACGTGATCGCGGCGTTGTGCGCGCTGGGCTGTACGCTGGGCGAGGCCCGGAAAGCCGCGGCCACCGCCCGTAAACAACTCGGCGCGGACGCGGCCGTCGAGGAACTGGCCAAGGCCGCGCTGCGCAGTCTCGCGCGGGTATAACCAGGCGCGACAGGACACATGGGACGTATGGAACATACAGGGTCTACAAGGCGAAACGCGGATCCCGGCGTCCGGAAAAGGGACGCGGTTTGTGCGCGTTGCCCGACCCGTCCGATCGGTCTGATCGGTCCCATGCCTGCCCCCATCCAATCCCACAGGTCGCGCCATGCCCATTGATGAAATCATCAACCCGAAGCCGTTCGACGACGATCAGGTCTTCGACGATCAGATCCGGCCGAAGCGGCTCGAGGATTTCCCCGGGCAGGAGGCCATCAAGGAAAAACTGCGCATCTCGATTCAGGCGTCCAGGCAACGCGGCGAACCGCTCGATCATCTGCTGCTCTGCGGACCGCCGGGCCTGGGCAAGACGACGCTTGCGCGCATCCTCGCCAATGAAATGGGCGTGGACATCAAGTCGTCTTCCGGCCCTGTCATCGAGCGGCAGGCCGACCTTTCGGCCATTCTGACCAGCCTCGAAGAACACGATATCCTGTTCATTGACGAGATCCACCGGCTCAACCATGCCGTCGAAGAAACGCTGTACTCGGCGATGGAGGATTTCGAGGTGGACATCATGCTCGGCAAGGGGCCGACAGCCCGATCTCTCAAGATCGGCCTGAAACCCTTCACGCTGATCGGCGCGACCACGCGGGCCGGACTCCTCACGCCGCCGTTGCGCGCGCGATTCGGCGACACGTGCCGGCTCGAGTTCTACAGTCCCGAAGAGCTCGAATGCATCGTGATGCGTTCGGCGCGCATCTTCAATACCGCCATCGAGTCCGAGGGCGCGCTTGAAATCGCGGCGCGTTCGCGCGGCACGGCGCGCATCGCCAACCGGCTGTTCCGCCGCGTTCGCGACTATGCGCAGGTCAAGGGCGATGGCACCGTCACGCGGGACATGGCCCGGCGCGCGCTCGAACTTCTCCGCATTGACGACCTCGGCCTCGACGATATGGATCGCCATATTCTCCATGCGATCATAGACAAGTTCGCCGGTGGTCCCGTCGGATTGTCGTCGCTGGCGGTCTCCGTGGGCGAAGAACCCCAGACGCTCGAAGAGGTCCACGAGCCGTACCTCATTCAAATCGGCTTCCTCAAGCGCACGCAGCAGGGCCGGGTCGCCACGCCGCGTGCGTACCGGCATTTCGGCCTTACGCCCCGCGATGCCGATCAGGAATCGCTTTTCTGACAGCGCGACGGAAAAGCCGCTCGCCCTGCGCGTGTGGTGTTCCCTATCTATATCATTGAAGGGACCGCGCGGGTGCGCAACAGGACGTCTTCGGGCGGCAATGCGAGGACGAATCCGCGCTTGGGCACGGTCATCACGAGTTCGGAACGATCCGGCAGGTGTTCGGCGATGCGCGACAGCAGTTTCCGCTTCTGAAAACTCATTTGCGATTCGTTGACGATGGTGTCGCCCCAAACTTTTTTGTACACGGTGTCGTACGGGATGCACTCGCCGGGCGCCGTCGCAAGGACGCGGATCAGCCGGTACTGTTTTTCCTGCAAGCGGATATGGATGCCGTCGAGCAGGATTTCGGCCGGGTGGCGATCATCTATGACAAGCACGGGTTCGCGGGACGCCGCCGGTTGGCCGGATTTTCCGCCGGACGCCCCGATCGCCCATTCCTTCAGTAATCGCGCCGTGTGCGCGGGCAGCCAGCCTTGCAGCGTTTCCGGCGCGACGCGGGCCAGCGCCTCCGGCGTGTCGAGGCCGCGCGAGGTCAGGGCAATCAGGGCGGAACGGTTCAGCCCGGGGAAGGCGAGTTGCGCCAAGGGAAGCGCCTCGTCCCGCAGGCCGTGCTGAACCCGTTTCGCCAGCGCCGCAACGCGTTCGATGAAGGTTTCGGAAGCGCCCATGGCCGTGGCGATGGCGGCCGCTGCGTCAATCAGCCACGCGATTTGATCGGCGGCGGCAAGAATCTGGCCCGCCATGACCCGGTAACGGTCCTCGATATCGGCGACGGCGGCATGATCGATCCAGTCCGCCAGGACCAACGCCGTTTTGACCGCCCGCATTTCATCGAAAAACGGCATCGGTGAACCGTGGCGCAGCCGATTCATCGGCACGTCGGCGGCGATATCGTCCATTTCGGTCATATGCTTGAGTTGGCCGATGTAATCCGCGTGTTCGTATTCCTGGGCCGTCAACGCCATCGCGAGGCTCCGCCCGTCGCGCGTCATGGCGGCGGCCAGCAGAAGATCAATGTCGCTCCAGACCCGCCGCTGCGATTCGAGAATCCAATGTTCGAGGTCGCGCCCGGTTTCGATCAGGATGCCGGTCGAGGCCACGGCCAGCCCGAACGGCGTGGGTTCGAGGCGGCCGCGATCCGGATCGCTCAGGATGGCGCCGGCATCCGCCGCGCGGTTCTTGGCGGTGCGGATGCGGCATGCGATTTCGTCCGGCGACAGCGTCTTGCGCCATACCCAGTGCGCGGTGAGCGTGCCTTCGAGAAACTGCCGCAGTTCGGAATCGGTGCGGCAAAAACGCGCGGCCACCAGGCGCAGGATATGGTTTTCGAGCGAGTCCTTGGCCAGACGCGGCTCGATCGGTTCGCGTTCGCCCTCGACGTAGCGTCGCCACAGGCTCTCGCGGTCGAAGGGCGTCAGAGCAATCAGGATGGATCGCCCGAAGGCGTGCCCCGCGCCGTAGCGGCCCGCGCGCCCGCCCATGTTCTCGTATTCGCCCCGCAGGATCGGCGTTTTCCACGGCATGTTGATCCGGTCGTCGTACTGCCATTTTTCCGCGGAGATGAACACATTTTGCGCGGGAAGGTTCATGCCGGCGGCCAGCGTGCCCGTCGAGACGATGACCTTGATTTCGCCCGCGCGGAATCCTGCTTCGACCGCCTGGCGCTCTTCGGGGGACAAGTCGGCGTTGTGGAAAGCGACGCCGTTCGCGCAGGTGTCGAGCAGTCCGTTGCGCGAGCGCGTGGATTCGAGATCCCGCAGCGCCTCGATCGTGTCCCGCGCTGCGGGCAGCGACAGCCGGCGCGACAGCACCTCGGCGGCGCGGCGCGACTCGTGTTTCGCCTTCACGAACACCAGGCACGATTCGCCGCGTTCGGCCAGCATCCGCACGTTTTCGGCCAGCACGTCCCATGTGGCCTGTCCGACGATGTTGACCAGTTCCTCCTCGCCGTTCTGGCGGTCGTTGTGCGTACGGTATTGAAAGACGCCCTTGTGGAGAACGCCGTAGCGCAACTCAACCGGTCGCCGCTCGTAATACAGCAGCCGCGCGCGCAGCCATTCGGCCAATTCCCCGGCGCGGCCAATGACCGCGGACAACCCGATTATCCGCGTGCCGGCCTGGAGCAGCCGCGTCAGCAGGATCTCGACCAGCGCTCCGCGTTCCGGATCGGACAGCAATTCGAGTTCGTCCGCGACGACCAATCCCAATTCGCCGCACTGCTCCGGACGCCGCACAAGCAATTGCGAGAGTTTTTCATATACGACCACCGCGATCTGGAATTCGCCCTGCTCGAGTTGCGTGTCGAATTCCCGGCGATCCCGCGTCGAAACGATGACCTTGAATCCGTACGGCTCGTATTTCGCGCGAAACTCCCGGTATTTCTCCTCCGCCAGCGCCTTCAGCGGCACGAGGTATACCGCCCGTTTCCGGCTCAACGCCGCCTGCACCGCCGCCATCTCGCCCACGAACGTCTTGCCCGAACTCGTCGGCGCCTGGATCAGCAGATTTTCCGCCCCGAACAGCCCGTACTGTTTGATAGCCATCTCCTGCAGCGGCAGCAAGTCCTCGCTTTCCGTTTGCCGCCAGATATCCAGGATTTCGACCGGCACCGCATATCGAATCAACTCGTTCGTCTTCATGGTTCAGCCCTCCCAAAGACAACCCAAGTATACTGAATATATATTCAGTTTTCAAGTAAAAATTTGGGCGGCCTGTACCGCTTCCGTGGACTTGTGATTGCGACGCCTCCGCGATGCCTTTGCCATTGTGCATCCGGCGCAATTTTGTTATTGTGGAACGATGAAAAGGAAACCATGACGATGTCGGCTCCGAAACGGGTTCTGTTTATCTGCAGCGGCAATTCTTGCCGGAGCCAAATGGCCGAAGGATGGACGCGCCACTTGCAACATCGCTGTATCGAGGCTTATTCGGCGGGTATTTCGGCATACGGGCTCAACCGTGTGGCCGTGCGTGTGATGCTTGAGGCGGGCGTGGACATTTCAGCCTACCGTTCAAAGCGGATTCAGGATTTGGGTCATGCCCGTTTTGATTGCGTGATTACCGTGTGCGAAAACGCGGACGAGCGGTGTCCAACGTTTCCCGGCGGCCCGCGTCGGCTGCATGCGCGTTTCGAGGATCCTGTCGCGCTGGCGCAATACGCCGCGAGCGACGAGGAAGCCCTTGAACATTACCGCCGGGTTCGCGACGAGATTCGCGCATTCGTGGAACGATTGCCGGAATTGTTGTACGGCCCGGAAACCGGGGAAGAACCGGCCGGCCCGCACCGGCAAGCCTGATGGATGACATGGAACCGGACAGCAGTCTATTTCATCCCCCGTATCCCCTTCGTCCTCAGCGAAAGAGCCGCCTGCAACCGCCCCTTCAATTGATCGCGATATCGCCGTTTTTGGTTTGGAGCGTTATCCGAAAGGGTCCCGATCCCACCTTGACAAATTCCTGAAAATCCTTGCGGATGCTGCCCGTCAGGGGGATGCCCGAATGAACGGATCCGTTTTCGGCCGTGGCGGCGATGGCGGCATCGGTTCCCGGCGGGAGAAGAATGCCGATGCTGCCCTGTTCGGCGCGGATATCGTAGTTTCCGGGAACGGTATCGAGCGACAACACCCGTACATCTCCGCCTTTCGCGCGCACTACGATTTCCCCATGCGGCGATTCGATGGTCGTTCGGGCTTGCGACGCCTCGACCGTTGTTTTTCCATACACGTCTTTCAAGGCGATTTCGCCATAGGATGCGGAAGCCTCCACGGGACCTGCGCACGCGCTCACCCGGATGTCGCCTTTTCGGTTGGCCAGGCTGATCGCGCCCTTGACGTGTTCGACGGCAACGGCGCCGGCATTTTGAACGACGGACACCGTACCGCCCAGCCCTTCGACGCTGGTGTGGCCGTCTTGGGCCTGGACTTGCAGGGAAGCGCCTCGCGGGCATTCGATCGTGAGGTCAACGCGATAGACCGTGCATCCGAGTGCGGCCATGTTGTCGGTTGCGCCGGTGCGGATGGAAATGGCGCCGCCTTCCCCGCGCGTGGCGCGAACGTCGAGCGCCTGAAGGGCGGCGCGCACATTGGGCTGCGATTGGACCCGGACATATTTGGTGGCCGTCGCCCGCAATCCGGATGCATCGGCGCCGACGATGCGGACATCGCCCGCCATGCTTTCGACAATCACTTTTCCGTCGTCCGGGATGGTTTCCGCCAGCGTCAGAACCTCCTTGAAAGGCTGTCCGGAGGTTGTGGCGGCGACGGCATCGGAAGTCGTGCCGGATGTCGAATCCGTTTTTTTGATGGCGATGTCCCCAAACGACGTTCGCAAGGCAATGCGAACCGGCTCTTCCGCGTCGTTCGATCGCGCGCTTACGAATCCCTGCTCCGCGGCCCGTGAAAGGGGAATATCGGACTGCACGTCGCCAAACAGGGCCGTGGCGCTGAACGGCGGCGATTTGTCCTTCGGTATCCAGAACGTAATCGATCCGCTTTCGCAGGCGATATCCGCTTCAGCGCCTTCCGGCACTTCGTATAGTTCGATGCCGCCCCGGAAATTGGCGGCCTTGAGCGAGCCGGCCACGTTACGAAACACGGCCCGCGCACCGTGTAGATCGAAAATGCCGCCTTGGTGCAGATTCCGGACTTCGACCGGAAATTCACCGCGCGCGCGTACTTCGGCGCGGCCCATGATGTCGCGCAGTTCCACGGCGCCGTAACGGACGTCCAAGACGATCGCGCCGCCGACGCCGGCGATATGGGTATCGCCAAAATCGTTGCGGGCCGTCACCTGGGCGTCTTTGGGAACAAGGAGTTCGTAGTTGACCTCATAGGTCAGTTTGCCCATGTCCGATCGCGGATTTGGAAAAGCCGTTTCGGCTTCGATACGGTTCGTGGCCGCGATTACATTGATTGAAATGCCTTGGAGCAGTTCACGGGCAAGGGCGGTGGTTTCCGCGCGAACGGCGATGCGCGCCACAATCTGGACCACCTGATTATCCCATGTGGCCACGCGGATGCCGCCAAACGCATTCGACACCGACACATGGACGCCGCCTGCAACCGGGTAGCGCTCTTCAAACTCGCGCGATTCGACGAAGCCGCCCTCTTCGCCATGGCCGAAGCCCAACCCCGGCCCCAGCAGATCCTGAGTTTTCCGCCCGACAAAATCGAGGCCGCGGGCAACGCCGTCGAACACCGATCCCACGCGGTCCATCAGATTGCCCTGCGCCGCGGCGTTGCCGGCGACGGACAAGCCGGAGACCACAAGCAGGCAGACGAGGCGCCATGAAAGGCCTGCCGTTTGTCTATCGGTTTTTCGACACGTCATGAACACGCCGCCATCTGTTCTTTTCCCTCGGAAGGACCTCCCCCGGCTTTCTCGAACCATCACAGGCTGCTTTGAAGATATAGCGCGCGCAACGCCTGCGCTTGACGCTGGAGATTGGCGTCCATGACCCGGCTGGCGCGCAGACAGCCGGGATTGCGCTGAAGCGCGGCTCGGGCCGCCTCGATATCGGTATTCAGCGCCTGCACGGTCCGGCGGCGCTCGATTTCGACCGGACTGAATCGCCGGGAGGAAACGGATTGCACGGCCGCCGCTAGCGCTTGGACCTCGGCGCTGGCCCGGAGGACGGCGTCGGGGGAAAGTACGGCCTCTTCCACGGGTTCCGATGCCGTGGCGTAGTGGGACGGCGTGTTCGGCGCCGCGTTCAGGGCCGCCTTGAATACGGCCATGGCCACCAACAGGACGCCCGCCGCGTAGGCCATACCCTTGGCCAATGGACGAATGCGGGAACGGCGCTGCCGCCGTGATTCAATCGCGGTGCGTTGCTCCCGCGCCGCAAGCAGGACACGCGTGGTAAAGTCTTCGGAAGGCTCGATTTCGCCGGAACGGCGAAGCAACTCGAAGGAAGCCCGCATCCGCTGGACCTCCGCCATGCACGTCGGGCAGGCGGACACATGCCCGCCCACCTTGGCAGACAGGATCCCGCGACGATCCGCAAGGCCTTCCGCATAGGCCATCAGGTCATGCTTGCCCGGATGCCATTTCATCCCGCAACGCCCTTACACGTATTCCCTGAACTTTTCCAGCAGCGGACGCAACGCGCGTTCCGCGCGCACCACACGCGATTTCACCGTGCCCACCGGTGTATCCGTAATGTGCGCGATTTCCTCGTAAGGCAAATTATGAAAGCGCAACAGGACAAACGCCTCGCGCTGATGCTCCGGTAGATGCTTAAGCGCCGCGTTTACCGCCTCGGAAATCTCGACGCGCTGAAAATCCTCCAAGACCGACGTCCGTTTGTCGCCCACATGCTCCAAGGGATCGAACTCGTCTTCGTCATGCGAATGGTTGCCCAAAAACGAAGAAAAACTGAAGAGTTTCGGTCGCCGTTTCGTCCGTTGCCACTCTTTGGACACGATATTCGACGCAATCGCATACAGGTAGGTCGTGAATTTCGCGGTCGGCTGGTACCTCGGGGCATTCTTGACCAGCGCCATAAAAACTTCCTGCGTAAGTTCTTCCGCCACATGGCGGTTCTGCAACATGCGGTACATGTAATTCAAAACGCCTTTTTGATGGCGGCGGACCAATTCGGCGAAAGCCTCTTCCGAACCGTCGGCATGCAGCGCCATGAGGGCTTCATCGCCCAATTCGCGCAAGGGGGGCGTTTCCGAGCCGATTACGCGAAAACGCGCCTCGGATTGCTTCACCGCCGCATTCTGCATGCGTTCCGCCATACCGCGCTGGCTGTCCTTGTTCCGGGACAATCCTGTTCTTTCCTTATCGAATGCCCTTGCGGGCGAAAAAGTTCCCTTATTTGTCAAGAGTATACTACAGCCGGCGAAAAAAGCCAAGCCTTCGGACTGTTTCTTGGGATTTTGTCTCCCGAAAGTCCGGGCGGTTATAGTGTGCGGCATGAACGCGCCATCCGAAACGTGCGATGTGTGTGTCGCGATCCTAATTCGCGACGCGGGCGGACTCCTGCCCCGCCTGCTCGATGCGGTGTTTGCCCAGCACACCACACGGCGCTTCGAGGTTCTGGCCGTTGATTCCGGTTCGACCGACGGATCCCAGGACGTTCTGCGCAGGTATCCAGTGCGGCTGGTTGAAATACCGCGCGAGACGTTCAATTGGGGTCGGACGCGGGACTTTGCCTATCGGCAATCCGCCGCGCCGATTAT
Proteins encoded in this window:
- the rfbB gene encoding dTDP-glucose 4,6-dehydratase; translation: MKRIMVTGGAGFIGSHFVKYQLDTYPDVRIVNFDKLTYAGNPENLKGIDESRYSFVKGDIADAAAVRQAMEGCDAVVNFAAETHVDRSIAGASEFIDTDVRGVYNIVEAAKSLGMARVLLVSTDEVYGSISEGSFKESDPINPRNPYAASKAGGELIGRSYFHTFGTPVVITRGSNTYGSHQYPEKVLPLFATNAIDGLPLPLYKGGEHNVRDWLYVRDHCSGIDCALRHGKPGEIYNIAGGNERENIELTRRILELTGRGEDLIRLVPDRPGHDKRYSIDAAKLKALGWSPKMDWDEGVALTVRWYRENEWWWRPIKTGEYLAYYKRQYGTALQR
- a CDS encoding CoA-transferase; this translates as MNIVTKAYLAQHLIRWRLTWAKRDTRYRYSADGNNKFMSARDAVALIRDGDVIATSGIAGNQRAAILYWAIREVYEQTGHPAGLTLLCSGGQGGRGKVPGSMEELGLEGLCTRHIAGHQETFKAILRLAAKGKCEIQCLPQGVVAFLIEAQGRGEDSIVTPTGVGTFLDPRVGPGSHIFDPNAEQLISVEGDMLRYRAPKITVAMFGAPSADREGNVYLRNASIIGESFDVVRAARRNGGRVIVNVGRVVDGPEGDLIIPSRDVDAIVVDPRCEQAVSIKHRKYWPMLTTHSDMPIDEAIERLRFINAFLKITPVRSEIDNVLARLAATVFAENVKKGSYVNIGVGLPEEACRMLHEAGLLKEVTVFTESGVIGGLPAPGVFFGAAACPRQMVSTPEIFRIIASRLDVTMLGVVEADSEGNVNVSRRGDDPRNYVGPGGFIDITTGARTIIFVTAWMTRSEIAIDGGKLRIRQPGPCKFIEKVSEITFSGRQALKHGKKVFYVTTVGVFRLTERGMELVRVMPGVDIHRDIVSATTMRIVLPESGEVPVVDECVVTGKGFTLSYKEE
- the ruvA gene encoding Holliday junction branch migration protein RuvA, translated to MFAFLRGTVAHKTAEHIELDVNGVGYEISVPDGVARKLAIQQEATLLTHCHIREDAFQIFGFLSEDERGVFRTLLGITGVGPRMALTILSAMSVAEFRRAVLESDVKAFTRVNGVGKKTAQRVVLELKTRMGEDAELSAILGEQAEGGQPESDDVIAALCALGCTLGEARKAAATARKQLGADAAVEELAKAALRSLARV
- the ruvB gene encoding Holliday junction branch migration DNA helicase RuvB, with translation MPIDEIINPKPFDDDQVFDDQIRPKRLEDFPGQEAIKEKLRISIQASRQRGEPLDHLLLCGPPGLGKTTLARILANEMGVDIKSSSGPVIERQADLSAILTSLEEHDILFIDEIHRLNHAVEETLYSAMEDFEVDIMLGKGPTARSLKIGLKPFTLIGATTRAGLLTPPLRARFGDTCRLEFYSPEELECIVMRSARIFNTAIESEGALEIAARSRGTARIANRLFRRVRDYAQVKGDGTVTRDMARRALELLRIDDLGLDDMDRHILHAIIDKFAGGPVGLSSLAVSVGEEPQTLEEVHEPYLIQIGFLKRTQQGRVATPRAYRHFGLTPRDADQESLF
- a CDS encoding DEAD/DEAH box helicase; this translates as MKTNELIRYAVPVEILDIWRQTESEDLLPLQEMAIKQYGLFGAENLLIQAPTSSGKTFVGEMAAVQAALSRKRAVYLVPLKALAEEKYREFRAKYEPYGFKVIVSTRDRREFDTQLEQGEFQIAVVVYEKLSQLLVRRPEQCGELGLVVADELELLSDPERGALVEILLTRLLQAGTRIIGLSAVIGRAGELAEWLRARLLYYERRPVELRYGVLHKGVFQYRTHNDRQNGEEELVNIVGQATWDVLAENVRMLAERGESCLVFVKAKHESRRAAEVLSRRLSLPAARDTIEALRDLESTRSRNGLLDTCANGVAFHNADLSPEERQAVEAGFRAGEIKVIVSTGTLAAGMNLPAQNVFISAEKWQYDDRINMPWKTPILRGEYENMGGRAGRYGAGHAFGRSILIALTPFDRESLWRRYVEGEREPIEPRLAKDSLENHILRLVAARFCRTDSELRQFLEGTLTAHWVWRKTLSPDEIACRIRTAKNRAADAGAILSDPDRGRLEPTPFGLAVASTGILIETGRDLEHWILESQRRVWSDIDLLLAAAMTRDGRSLAMALTAQEYEHADYIGQLKHMTEMDDIAADVPMNRLRHGSPMPFFDEMRAVKTALVLADWIDHAAVADIEDRYRVMAGQILAAADQIAWLIDAAAAIATAMGASETFIERVAALAKRVQHGLRDEALPLAQLAFPGLNRSALIALTSRGLDTPEALARVAPETLQGWLPAHTARLLKEWAIGASGGKSGQPAASREPVLVIDDRHPAEILLDGIHIRLQEKQYRLIRVLATAPGECIPYDTVYKKVWGDTIVNESQMSFQKRKLLSRIAEHLPDRSELVMTVPKRGFVLALPPEDVLLRTRAVPSMI
- a CDS encoding arsenate reductase ArsC, which produces MSAPKRVLFICSGNSCRSQMAEGWTRHLQHRCIEAYSAGISAYGLNRVAVRVMLEAGVDISAYRSKRIQDLGHARFDCVITVCENADERCPTFPGGPRRLHARFEDPVALAQYAASDEEALEHYRRVRDEIRAFVERLPELLYGPETGEEPAGPHRQA
- a CDS encoding sigma-70 family RNA polymerase sigma factor, yielding MSRNKDSQRGMAERMQNAAVKQSEARFRVIGSETPPLRELGDEALMALHADGSEEAFAELVRRHQKGVLNYMYRMLQNRHVAEELTQEVFMALVKNAPRYQPTAKFTTYLYAIASNIVSKEWQRTKRRPKLFSFSSFLGNHSHDEDEFDPLEHVGDKRTSVLEDFQRVEISEAVNAALKHLPEHQREAFVLLRFHNLPYEEIAHITDTPVGTVKSRVVRAERALRPLLEKFREYV